A window from Brucella sp. BE17 encodes these proteins:
- the betA gene encoding choline dehydrogenase — protein sequence MEADFVIIGSGSAGSAMAYRLSEDGRHSVIVIEYGVPDVGPLIQMPAALSFPMNMATYDWGFSTEPEPHLGGRSLVTPRGKVLGGSSSINGMVYVRGHARDFDHWSQSGAQGWSFADVLPYFKRMESSHGGEEDWRGTDGPLHIQRGRRDNPLFHAFVQAGREAGFELTQDYNGAKQEGFGPMEQTIHKGRRWSAANAYLKPALKRPNVQLVKGLARKIVLEGNRAVGVEIEAGRSFATVRARRDVIIAASSINSPKLLMLSGIGPAAHLREHGIDVVVDRPGVGHNLQDHLEVYIQQECTQPITLYSKLNLFSKARIGAQWLLFKSGEGATNHFESAAFLRSRPGVEYPDIQYHFLPAAIRYDGKAAAPAHGFQAHVGPMRSKSRGSVALRSANPREKPIIKFNYMSHEDDWTDFRHCVRLTREIFGQAAFDPYRGSEIQPGEHVQSDEQIDDFLRAHVESAFHPCGTAKMGAVDDPLAVVDSECRVIGVENLRVADSSIFPRITNGNLNGPSIMVGEKAADHILGRTPLPCSNQEPWINPRWQTSDR from the coding sequence ATGGAAGCGGATTTTGTAATCATCGGCTCCGGCTCAGCCGGCTCAGCCATGGCTTATCGCCTTTCCGAGGACGGTCGCCACTCGGTCATCGTCATCGAATATGGTGTGCCGGATGTGGGGCCGTTGATCCAGATGCCCGCTGCCCTATCCTTCCCGATGAATATGGCAACCTATGACTGGGGATTTTCGACCGAACCGGAACCCCATCTGGGTGGGCGCAGCCTTGTTACCCCGCGCGGCAAAGTTCTTGGCGGCTCGTCTTCCATTAATGGTATGGTCTATGTACGCGGTCATGCCCGTGATTTTGACCATTGGTCGCAAAGCGGGGCACAGGGCTGGAGCTTCGCTGACGTGCTGCCCTATTTCAAGCGCATGGAAAGTTCCCATGGCGGAGAGGAAGACTGGCGCGGAACCGACGGCCCCTTGCATATCCAGCGCGGCCGCCGCGATAACCCCCTATTTCACGCATTTGTGCAAGCAGGGCGCGAAGCAGGTTTTGAGCTCACTCAGGATTATAATGGTGCAAAGCAGGAAGGCTTTGGCCCAATGGAGCAGACGATCCATAAGGGTCGCCGCTGGTCCGCAGCCAACGCCTATCTGAAACCGGCCCTCAAGCGCCCGAATGTGCAATTGGTCAAAGGCCTTGCGCGCAAGATAGTGCTGGAGGGAAACCGTGCCGTGGGCGTGGAGATCGAGGCGGGGCGCAGTTTTGCAACGGTGCGTGCACGCCGTGACGTGATCATTGCGGCTTCTTCCATCAATTCGCCCAAATTGCTGATGCTTTCGGGCATTGGTCCAGCGGCACATCTGCGCGAACACGGCATCGACGTGGTGGTGGACCGCCCCGGTGTTGGGCACAATCTTCAGGACCATCTGGAAGTCTATATCCAGCAGGAATGTACGCAGCCCATCACGCTCTATTCCAAGCTGAACCTGTTCTCGAAAGCCCGCATCGGTGCGCAATGGCTGCTCTTCAAATCGGGCGAAGGCGCGACCAATCATTTTGAATCCGCAGCTTTCCTGCGCTCCAGGCCAGGCGTCGAATATCCCGATATCCAGTACCACTTTTTGCCCGCCGCCATCCGATATGACGGCAAGGCGGCAGCACCAGCTCACGGATTTCAGGCGCATGTCGGCCCGATGCGCTCGAAATCGCGCGGCAGCGTGGCGTTGCGTTCTGCCAATCCGCGTGAAAAACCCATAATCAAGTTCAATTACATGTCGCACGAAGACGATTGGACCGATTTCCGCCATTGCGTACGCCTCACACGGGAAATTTTCGGACAAGCGGCTTTCGATCCCTATAGGGGTAGCGAAATTCAGCCCGGCGAGCACGTGCAATCGGATGAACAGATAGACGATTTTCTGCGCGCACATGTAGAAAGCGCATTCCACCCTTGCGGCACAGCCAAGATGGGGGCGGTTGACGATCCGCTCGCGGTGGTTGATTCTGAATGCCGGGTGATCGGTGTGGAAAACCTAAGGGTCGCAGA
- the betI gene encoding transcriptional regulator BetI: MPKIGMEPLRRRELIDATIRTIGQRGSLDVTVAQIAHEAGVSPALAHHYFGGKDKLILATMRHLLRELGQDLNRAISQTETPRARIAAIIAVNFSAAQFAPETIAAWLTFYVHAQQSHDTRRLLRVYAHRLHSNLVVPLSQLTGSDHAHRIAEGAGALIDGLYIRHALGADAPDAKAAISLVENYIAIQLSAGE; the protein is encoded by the coding sequence ATGCCCAAGATCGGTATGGAACCCCTGCGCAGACGCGAATTGATCGATGCCACAATCCGCACTATTGGCCAGCGCGGCTCGCTTGATGTGACGGTTGCGCAAATCGCTCATGAGGCAGGCGTTTCACCGGCGCTGGCACATCATTATTTTGGCGGTAAGGACAAACTCATTCTCGCGACCATGCGCCATTTGCTGCGTGAACTGGGTCAGGATCTCAACAGGGCAATCAGCCAGACCGAAACGCCGCGTGCACGCATCGCGGCGATCATTGCAGTCAATTTTTCCGCCGCCCAATTTGCCCCGGAAACCATTGCCGCATGGCTGACCTTTTATGTCCATGCGCAGCAATCACACGACACGCGCCGACTCCTGCGGGTTTATGCCCACCGCCTGCATTCCAATCTGGTCGTGCCTCTCTCGCAACTGACGGGCAGCGACCACGCGCACCGCATCGCGGAAGGCGCAGGTGCACTGATCGATGGGCTTTATATTCGCCATGCACTTGGTGCCGATGCACCGGATGCAAAGGCTGCGATTTCGCTGGTGGAAAATTACATCGCCATTCAACTTTCGGCAGGGGAATGA